A genomic segment from Fibrobacterota bacterium encodes:
- a CDS encoding pseudouridine synthase yields the protein MKKPSGISKRESEGRPARYLLFHKPYGVLSQFTSEGGKACLKDFIEVPGVYPAGRLDWDSEGLLLLTDDGPFIERIAAPRAKLPKVYWAQVEGIPSEAALASLRKGVVIEGVRTRPAGAERFPQGEALPPRSVPIRERKSIPASWLRITLTEGRNRQVRKMTAAVGHPTLRLIRYAIGPFTLDGLEPGRWKEMSPDQAMAGVSGDEASGDEASGDEASGELPTFPGRSRT from the coding sequence AAGGGCGCCCCGCGCGCTACCTGCTCTTCCACAAGCCCTACGGCGTCCTCTCCCAGTTCACTTCCGAGGGCGGCAAGGCCTGCCTCAAGGACTTCATAGAGGTGCCCGGAGTGTATCCCGCGGGCCGCCTGGATTGGGACAGCGAAGGCTTGCTCTTGCTCACCGACGACGGCCCTTTCATCGAACGCATCGCGGCGCCGCGCGCCAAACTACCGAAGGTGTATTGGGCGCAAGTGGAGGGCATCCCTTCCGAGGCCGCCCTCGCGTCGCTACGCAAGGGCGTAGTCATCGAGGGCGTACGCACCCGCCCCGCGGGCGCCGAGCGCTTTCCCCAAGGCGAGGCGTTGCCGCCGCGCAGCGTCCCCATCCGCGAACGCAAAAGCATACCCGCCTCGTGGTTGCGGATCACCCTGACCGAAGGCCGTAACCGCCAAGTGCGGAAGATGACGGCGGCGGTGGGCCATCCCACCTTGCGGCTGATCCGCTACGCCATCGGCCCCTTCACCCTCGACGGGCTGGAACCCGGGCGGTGGAAGGAGATGTCCCCGGACCAGGCGATGGCGGGCGTATCGGGCGACGAAGCGTCGGGCGACGAAGCGTCGGGCGACGAAGCGTCGGGGGAATTACCTACCTTTCCCGGCCGTTCCCGAACATGA